One Thermus hydrothermalis genomic region harbors:
- a CDS encoding lysophospholipid acyltransferase family protein produces the protein MEASKPNPVYRAAWYVGRFLLHALFGYRAEGAENVPQEGPVILAANHLSILDPIAIGAGVRRPVSFLARADVFQLPVLAWLLPRLYAIPVERGQSDLSAIKSALRALERGMAFGIFPEGTRSRTGKLQPFKTGVAAIALRTGSPVVPVAVIGTDKAWPVGRKLFRLRRPIRVVYGNPIPVPRAERISRQELETLTREIEARVRELLPPEYR, from the coding sequence GTGGAAGCCTCCAAGCCCAACCCCGTCTACCGGGCCGCTTGGTATGTGGGCCGCTTCCTCCTCCACGCCCTCTTCGGCTACCGGGCGGAGGGCGCAGAGAACGTGCCCCAGGAAGGCCCCGTGATCCTGGCCGCCAACCACCTCTCCATCCTGGACCCCATCGCCATCGGGGCCGGGGTGCGGCGGCCCGTGAGCTTTCTGGCCCGGGCCGACGTCTTCCAGCTTCCCGTGCTCGCTTGGCTTCTCCCCCGGCTCTACGCCATCCCCGTGGAACGGGGGCAGAGCGACCTCTCCGCCATCAAGAGCGCCCTCCGGGCCTTGGAAAGGGGCATGGCCTTCGGCATCTTCCCCGAGGGCACCCGAAGCCGCACGGGCAAGCTCCAGCCCTTCAAGACCGGGGTAGCGGCCATCGCCCTAAGGACGGGGAGCCCCGTGGTGCCCGTGGCGGTCATCGGCACCGATAAAGCCTGGCCCGTGGGCCGCAAGCTCTTCCGCCTGCGCCGCCCCATCCGGGTGGTTTACGGCAACCCCATTCCCGTTCCAAGGGCCGAGAGGATTTCCCGCCAGGAGCTAGAAACCCTCACCCGGGAGATAGAGGCTAGGGTACGGGAACTTCTCCCCCCCGAGTACCGCTAG
- a CDS encoding HU family DNA-binding protein — MAAKKTVTKADLVDQVASATGLKKKDVKAAVDAFLAKVEEALSAGNKVQLTGFGTFEVRKRKARTGVKPGTKEKIKIPATQYPAFKPGKALKEKVKK, encoded by the coding sequence ATGGCAGCAAAGAAAACGGTGACCAAAGCGGATCTGGTGGACCAGGTGGCCTCGGCCACGGGCCTCAAGAAGAAGGACGTGAAGGCGGCGGTGGATGCCTTCTTGGCCAAGGTGGAAGAGGCGCTCTCCGCCGGCAACAAGGTGCAGCTCACCGGCTTCGGCACCTTTGAGGTGCGCAAGCGGAAGGCCCGCACCGGCGTGAAGCCCGGCACCAAGGAGAAGATCAAGATCCCCGCCACCCAGTACCCCGCCTTCAAGCCGGGCAAGGCCCTCAAGGAGAAGGTCAAGAAGTAA